The genomic stretch GACTTTTTCTTTTCTAACATCCTCTCTATTTCCTCTCGCTCTTTGAAGCTGATTGGCTTGCGAACTTGTTTCATGTCTAGAAATAAAATATAAACTTATTTTATCTCTAGGGTGGTGCTTATAATTTTAGAATGTACGTAATGAGATTTTCTTCTTGCGAAGCAGCTCCTTCTCGACTACAATAGTCGAGATTTTTTGCCAGACCTATTTTTGTCGACCCCTACTTATGAAACTTCATGATCTTCAGCCAGCAAAAGGCTCAAAAAAGAAAAAAAATATCCGCGGTCGCGGAGATGCTTCTGGACACGGAAGTTTTTCAGGACGTGGATGCAAAGGACAGAATTCTCGAACGGGCGGAGGAGTAAGACTCGGATTTGAGGGCGGACAGTCGTCATTCCTCAAGAAAATGCCAAAACTTCGTGGGTTTACAAATCCAACGCGAAAAGAGTATGCACCGGTCAATCTTGATGCCATAGAGGAAAAATTTGAAAACAGCACAACGATTACTCCGGAAACACTTATAGAAAAAAGGCTTGTTCGAAGAAATATAAAACTTGTAAAAATTCTTGGGCGAGGAGAAATCACAAAGAAGCTTTCTTTCGAAAAAGTTCTCGTTTCAAAAGCGGCAAAAGCCAAAATTGAGAAGGCCGGAGGAACTATTTCTGTGCCTTAAAAGAGTCAGCATCTCTCAGAATTTTGTGAAATAATGCCACTTGAAACATTGCAATATCTTTCGATTTCGTTTCACGATTGCACTCCTCTCATCTCGTTTCTTCCTCGTTATTTCTCTCTTGCCATATGAACTATTTCGCTCAGATTTGGAATTCAAAAGACCTTCGCAAAAAGATCATTTATACGGTAGTTATGCTCATATTTTATCGAATACTTGCGCATATTCCAATTCCGCTTCAGAACATAAATTTTCAGAGTCTCAAAGAAATTAGTACGGGTGCTCTTGGCGTTTTTTCCGCGCTTACGGGAGGATCTCTCCAAAACTTCTCCATTATTCTCATGGGGCTCTCTCCATATATCAATGCCTCCATTATAGTCCAACTCATGACTGTTGTTTTTCCGAAGCTGGAAGCTCTTTCTAAAGAAGGAGAGCAAGGAAGAAGAAAAATTAACAGTTATACGAGATGGCTGACATTTCCATTTGCTTTTCTTCAGAGTTACGGCGTGATTTTCCTCATTGCCAAGTCTGTGCAAGGTGCACAGGTAATTAATCCATATGACTACACCGCTGTAATTCCGGCTATGTTCATTACTACTGCCGGGACGATTCTCCTTATGTGGATTGGAGAGCTTATTTCAGAAAAAGGAATTGGGAATGGAATTTCCCTCATTATCACAACAGGAATCGTGTCTTCAATTCCTGGTGTTTTTGGAAATATTATTGCTGGTATCGATGCAGGAGAAAGCGCAAAAATTCCTTCATTCGCTCTGCTCATTATCCTCACCTTTATCATGCTTATCATAGTCGTTCTCGTGACAGAAGGGCAGCGTCGGATTCCAATTACTTACGCCTCACGAAATGTCCAGCACAGCGCTTCTTCACTCCCAATTCGTGTTCTTCAGGCGGGAATGATTCCCATTATCTTCGCCATTTCTCTCATATCGTTTCCAGGCGTTGTTTCTCAGTTTTTGGGAAGCACTGGACCGGTAACAGATTTTCTTTCGCGTCATTTTAATTCCTCAAATCCCACTACGTTCTATTTGATCGTCTACGCTCTCCTCATTGTGTTTTTCTCATTTTTCTACGTATCAGTTACTTTCAATCCGGAAAAAATTGCTGAAGACATCCAAAAGAGAGGTGGATTTATTCCAGGACATAGACCCGGAAAGGAGACCTCAAACTATATTGGAAG from Candidatus Peregrinibacteria bacterium encodes the following:
- the rplO gene encoding 50S ribosomal protein L15, coding for MKLHDLQPAKGSKKKKNIRGRGDASGHGSFSGRGCKGQNSRTGGGVRLGFEGGQSSFLKKMPKLRGFTNPTRKEYAPVNLDAIEEKFENSTTITPETLIEKRLVRRNIKLVKILGRGEITKKLSFEKVLVSKAAKAKIEKAGGTISVP
- the secY gene encoding preprotein translocase subunit SecY, with the translated sequence MNYFAQIWNSKDLRKKIIYTVVMLIFYRILAHIPIPLQNINFQSLKEISTGALGVFSALTGGSLQNFSIILMGLSPYINASIIVQLMTVVFPKLEALSKEGEQGRRKINSYTRWLTFPFAFLQSYGVIFLIAKSVQGAQVINPYDYTAVIPAMFITTAGTILLMWIGELISEKGIGNGISLIITTGIVSSIPGVFGNIIAGIDAGESAKIPSFALLIILTFIMLIIVVLVTEGQRRIPITYASRNVQHSASSLPIRVLQAGMIPIIFAISLISFPGVVSQFLGSTGPVTDFLSRHFNSSNPTTFYLIVYALLIVFFSFFYVSVTFNPEKIAEDIQKRGGFIPGHRPGKETSNYIGRVSVRLNLWGGIFLALVAIIPIIFTMFSDLSRSDLILSGSGLIIIVGVVLDLIRRINSELVMHDYEKLV